The proteins below come from a single Bactrocera tryoni isolate S06 unplaced genomic scaffold, CSIRO_BtryS06_freeze2 scaffold_25, whole genome shotgun sequence genomic window:
- the LOC120780763 gene encoding uncharacterized protein LOC120780763: protein METHKTEQATTSAVSIEAAANQTPSAATRHLPHNNPTFQLPLSEALKEAARIQEFRGDNTYDVTSFINEVELFIDLFAGTNVEEYFYKRHVQKKIQGEAANTIRALDNPSWTETKQELLRNFGVRESYHQLYHKALNVRNYNGQWTSTGILILMIIPLVMSTLIIQPINENHNGYVEIKLTDVQLIADYTTILHIIDLTETEKTIENLQENVEQLKIIDNKELLLSEIKKARTRLHTLQINKIKEVYSTS, encoded by the exons atggaaacacATAAAACAGAACAAGCAACCACATCGGCAGTGTCAATAGAAGCTGCAGCAAATCAAACTCCATCTGCTGCAACACGTCACTTGCCACATAACAATCCAACTTTTCAATTACCACTATCGGAAGCACTAAAAGAAGCAGCGAGAATCCAGGAGTTCCGAGGAGATAATACATACGACGTCACATCATTTATTAATGAAGTCGAACTTTTCATCGACTTGTTTGCCGGTACCAACGTGGAGGAGTATTTTTATAAGCGGCacgtccaaaaaaaaattcaaggagaaGCAGCTAACACAATTAGAGCCCTCGACAATCCAAGCTGGACAGAAACAAAACAAGAACTCCTGAGGAATTTTGGAGTTCGCGAATCGTATCATCAACTGTACCACAAGGCGCTGAACGTAAGAAATTATAAT ggGCAATGGACATCAACAGGTATATTAATCCTGATGATAATACCACTAGTAATGTCAACATTAATAATCCAACCCATCAACGAAAACCATAATGGATATGtcgaaataaaattaactgATGTACAACTAATTGCGGACTATACAACTATACTACATATTATAGATCTTACTGAAACCGAAAAGACAATAGAAAACCTCCAAGAAAACGTAGAACAACTTAAAATAATAGATAATAAGGAACTTCTCTTATCAGAAATAAAGAAAGCTAGGACTAGACTACATACCCTCcagataaacaaaataaaagaggTCTACTCAACATCGTAG